One Lagopus muta isolate bLagMut1 chromosome 10, bLagMut1 primary, whole genome shotgun sequence DNA segment encodes these proteins:
- the ARID3B gene encoding AT-rich interactive domain-containing protein 3B: protein MKLEAVVEQLQKQQQKQQAPLQMDSRERQQRQMREAQLLYTQQLAVQQAVLAATSGRAAGGSAVGPLARGPPAAGATRAFDQSSMNSEPEEEEEDEEEVEDEEEEEAGLEGGDLEDGADVTGKEPCSALKYFHAPKVAHHNQRVASTSNPLPASGHQRGQQGKEEQGKDTTKQPYAGSPSGRQNWRLDEQLKQNGNVTWSDEGDGCRGREISRDFAKLYELDSDPERKEFLDDLFIFMQKRGTPINRIPIMAKQILDLYMLYKLVTEKGGLVEIINKKIWREITKGLNLPTSITSAAFTLRTQYMKYLYAYECEKKSLSSPAELQAAIDGNRREGRRPSYSSSLFSYSPTASGPPSLLSPPKIRFPIISVTPGSGTSNARVSPAAAVRKGDGVPLTVSMPNRIAVPVTLASQQATVAARTATLEQLRERLEAGEPPEKKVSRMTEEEQRLVQQALQRNLFSMARQIPMKIKINGKEDKPDSAAAAALNLSPNGIGSINMSVEINGTIYAGVLFAQKPVVHLLAGSQSSCSSSSSSHCSASPTSSRGTPSAEPSTSWSL from the exons ATGAAGCTGGAAGCTGTGGTCGagcagctgcaaaagcagcagcagaagcagcaggctcCTCTGCAGATGGATTCCAGGGAGAGACAGCAGAGGCAGATGAGAGAAGCCCAGCTGCTCTACACGCAGCAGCTGGCCGTGCAGCAGGCCGTGCTGGCGGCCACatctggcagggcagcaggcgGCTCTGCTGTCGGTCCCTTGGCCAGAGGCCCACCTGCAGCTGGGGCCACGCGGGCTTTCGATCAGAGCAGCATGAATTCGGAGCcggaagaggaagaagaggacgAGGAAGAGGTggaagatgaggaggaggaggaagcggGGTTGGAAGGAGGAGATCTTGAGGATGGTGCTGATGTGACTGGAAAAGaaccctgctctgctctgaaatattttcacgCTCCCAAAGTTGCCCACCACAACCAAAGAGTGGCCTCTACCTCGAATCCTCTTCCGGCCTCAGGGCACCAGAGGGGACAGCAGGGCAAAGAAGAACAGGGTAAGGACACTACTAAGCAGCCATATGCCGGCTCCCCGTCTGGACGCCAGAACTGGAGATTGGATGAGCAGCTCAAACAG AACGGCAATGTGACCTGGAGTGATGAAGGTGATGGATGTCGAGGAAGAGAAATTTCACGAGACTTTGCCAAG CTTTATGAACTGGACAGTGACCCTGAACGGAAAGAGTTCCTGGATGACCTCTTCATCTTCATGCAGAAGAGGG GAACTCCCATCAACAGGATCCCCATCATGGCGAAGCAGATCCTGGATCTCTACATGCTCTACAAACTGGTGACCGAGAAGGGAGGGCTGGTGGAAATCATCAATAAGAAGATCTGGAGGGAGATCACCAAAGGCCTTAATCTGCCCACCTCCATCACCAGTGCCGCGTTCACACTTCGAACCCA GTATATGAAGTACCTGTATGCCTACGAATGTGAGAAGAAATCCCTCAGTTCTCCTGCTGAGCTTCAGGCCGCGATTGATGGCAACAGGCGGGAAGGCAGAAGGCCCAGCTACAGCTCCTCTTTATTCAGCTACTCACCCACAGCCTCGGGgcctccttccctcctgtcTCCCCCAAAGATCCGCTTCCCCATCATCAGCGTCACGCCGGGCAGCGGGACCAGCAATGCTCGGgtgtctccagcagcagctgtaagaAAAG GTGACGGTGTGCCCTTGACCGTGTCGATGCCAAATCGTATTGCTGTGCCAGTGACCTTGGCTAGCCAGCAGGCCACGGTGGCAGCAAGAACAGCCACCCTGGAGCAGCTGCGGGAGAGGCTGGAGGCTGGGGAGCCACCAGAGAAGAAAGTCTCCCGGATGACAGAGGAGGAGCAGCGGCTGGTCCAGCAGGCTCTGCAGCGCAACCTCTTCAGCATGGCGCGGCAGATCCCCATGAAGATCAAAATCAATGGCAAGG AAGACAAACCCGactcggcggcggcggcggcgctgaATTTGTCACCTAACGGCATTGGGAGCATTAACATGTCGGTGGAGATCAACGGCACGATCTATGCTG GCGTGCTCTTTGCCCAGAAGCCAGTCGTCCATCTCCTCGCAGGCTcgcagagctcctgcagcagcagcagcagctcgcaCTGCTCCGCCAGCCCTACCTCATCGCGGGGAACCCCCAGCGCAGAGCCCTCCACTAGCTGGTCTCTCTGA